A portion of the Poecilia reticulata strain Guanapo linkage group LG23, Guppy_female_1.0+MT, whole genome shotgun sequence genome contains these proteins:
- the LOC103459152 gene encoding methionine aminopeptidase 2 produces the protein MADVVAEHIVIQKPVHERELNGEAEIREEADPVDEAAKKKKKKKKKSKSATTAVEPEADGVAEVTKQLDKQTIEEKDEEGEEDGDDGENAAGKKKKKKKKKKGSKAQTDPPSVPICELYPNGAFPIGQECEYPVCQDGRSATWRMTMEERRVMDKANEEVWNDFRQAAEAHRQVRKHVRSFLKPGLTMIEICERLEDCSRKLIKENGLNAGLAFPTGCSLNHCAAHYTPNAGDPTVLQYDDVCKIDFGTHINGRIIDCAFTVTFNPKYDKLLEAVQDATNTGIKNAGIDVRLCDVGEAIQEVMESYEVELDGKTYQVKPIRNLNGHSIGQYRIHAGKTVPIVKGGEATRMEEGEVYAIETFGSTGKGVVHDDMECSHYMKNFDVGHVPIRLPRAKHLLNVINENFGTLAFCRRWLDRLGESKYLMALKNLCDLGIVDPYPPLCDTKGCYTAQFEHTILLRPTCKEVVSRGDDY, from the exons ATGGCGGACGTTGTGGCGGAGCACATAGTGATCCAGAAGCCTGTCCACGAAAGGGAGCTGAACGGGGAGGCCGAGATCCGGGAAGAGGCCGACCCAGTGGACGAGgcagcaaaaaagaagaagaagaagaagaaaaagagcaaatctGCAACGACAG ccgTGGAACCTGAGGCGGACGGCGTGGCGGAAGTGACAAAGCAGCTGGATAAGCAGACGATCGAGGAGAAGGACGAAGAAGGCGAGGAGG atgGAGACGACGGTGAAAACGCAGcagggaaaaagaagaagaagaaaaagaagaagaaaggat ccaAAGCTCAAACAGATCCTCCGTCTGTTCCCATCTGTGAGTTGTACCCAAACGGCGCGTTTCCCATCGGACAGGAGTGTGAATATCCCGTCTGTCAGGACGG TCGGAGTGCGACGTGGCGCATGACCATGGAGGAGAGGCGGGTGATGGACAAAGCCAACGAGGAAGTGTGGAACGACTTCCGGCAGGCGGCCGAGGCCCACAGACAAGTCCGGAAACACGTCCGCAGCTTCCTGAAACCCGGACTCACCATGATAGAGATCTG CGAGCGTCTGGAGGATTGCTCCCGTAAGCTGATAAAGGAGAACGGGCTGAACGCCGGGCTGGCCTTCCCCACCGGCTGCTCCCTCAACCACTGTGCTGCCCACTACACCCCCAACGCGGGAGACCCCACCGTCCTGCAGTACGACGACGTCTGCAAGATCGACTTCGGCACGCACATCAACG GGAGAATCATTGACTGTGCCTTCACCGTCACGTTTAACCCAAAGTACGACAAGCTGCTGGAGGCCGTGCAGGACGCCACCAACACTGGAATCAAA AACGCCGGCATCGATGTGCGTCTGTGTGACGTCGGCGAGGCGATTCAGGAGGTGATGGAGTCCTACGAAGTGGAGCTCGACGGGAAAACATACCAAG tgaaGCCAATCAGAAACCTGAACGGTCACTCCATCGGCCAGTACAGGATACATGCTGGGAAGACGGTTCCCATCGTTAAGGGAGGCGAAGCCACCAGGATGGAG gaGGGAGAGGTTTACGCCATCGAGACGTTCGGCAGCACGGGGAAAGGCGTCGTCCACGACGACATGGAGTGCTCCCACTACATGAAGAACTTTGACGTCGGCCATGTTCCCATCAG GCTGCCGAGAGCGAAGCACCTGCTGAACGTGATCAACGAGAACTTCGGCACGCTGGCGTTCTGCCGCCGCTGGCTGGACCGCCTGGGCGAGAGCAAGTACCTGATGGCGCTGAAGAACCTGTGCGACCTGGGCATCGTGGACCCCTACCCGCCGCTCTGCGACACCAAGGGCTGCTACACGGCTCAGTTCGAGCACACCATCCTGCTCCGGCCCACCTGCAAGGAGGTGGTGAGCCGAGGAGACGACTACTGA